The proteins below are encoded in one region of Ereboglobus luteus:
- a CDS encoding ABC transporter permease, with amino-acid sequence MKTRIISAIAFFLLLLVAWEAASLLGWVNRILIPAPSDVLRYLYGAVLDGSLASAALVTVKRLLLGYLCGIVIGLPLGLVTARFKLFQDTIGLLALGLQTLPSVCWVPLAIIWFGQTESAMFFVVVMGTLWSVIIATETGVRTIPPIYARAARTMGSRGIHTWVHVMLPASLPFIVSGMKQGWAFAWRSLMAAEIYVTILTGFGLGHLLHYGRELNAMEQVIGVMFVIVVIGLLADKVLFSPWERFLHRRWGTQGSR; translated from the coding sequence ATGAAAACCCGCATTATCTCCGCCATCGCATTTTTCCTTCTCCTGCTCGTCGCATGGGAGGCCGCCTCGCTTCTCGGCTGGGTCAACCGCATCCTCATCCCCGCGCCCAGCGACGTGCTCCGCTATCTCTACGGCGCGGTCCTTGATGGCTCGCTCGCCTCCGCCGCGCTCGTCACCGTCAAGCGCCTCCTTCTCGGCTACCTTTGCGGCATCGTCATCGGGCTGCCCCTCGGCCTTGTCACCGCCCGCTTCAAACTTTTTCAGGACACCATCGGCCTGCTCGCCCTCGGCCTGCAAACCCTGCCAAGCGTTTGCTGGGTGCCGCTCGCGATCATCTGGTTCGGGCAAACCGAGTCCGCCATGTTTTTTGTCGTGGTCATGGGCACGCTCTGGTCGGTGATCATAGCGACCGAGACGGGCGTGCGCACCATCCCGCCCATCTATGCCCGCGCCGCGCGCACCATGGGCTCGCGCGGCATTCACACATGGGTGCATGTCATGCTCCCCGCCTCGCTGCCCTTCATCGTGAGCGGCATGAAACAAGGCTGGGCCTTCGCGTGGCGCTCGCTCATGGCCGCCGAAATCTACGTGACAATCCTCACCGGTTTCGGCCTCGGCCACCTGCTGCACTACGGTCGCGAACTCAACGCGATGGAGCAAGTCATCGGTGTCATGTTTGTGATTGTTGTGATAGGCCTGCTCGCCGACAAGGTCCTCTTCTCGCCGTGGGAGCGATTCCTCCACCGCCGATGGGGCACGCAGGGCAGCCGTTGA
- a CDS encoding ABC transporter substrate-binding protein yields MKTKNTFLLLIAAPLLAVALLISGCGKKEADLTVLRVGYFPNITHAQGVIGRASTDDGKGWFEQRLGPGVKVHWYAYNAGPTAMEAMIAGSIDMTYVGPNPALNAYMRSRGDEIRVIAGAAYGGAALLVRPAANIKTPADFRGKKIATPQFANTQDIAARVWLKSQGFSVTQTGGDVSILPAANPDQLLLFQQGKIDAVWTIEPWVSRIEREAGGKPFIEQTDAITTILVASSGALKDKRALVEKFLQGHRELTAWINEHSAEAQTLVQRGISNTVKREIPLDLVQASWKRLHFTTDVKLAPFEELVTQTRELGFIKDDTQLDRFIDTSISK; encoded by the coding sequence ATGAAAACAAAAAACACATTTCTGTTGCTCATCGCTGCTCCTTTGCTCGCCGTCGCCCTTCTCATTTCCGGCTGCGGCAAGAAAGAAGCCGACCTCACCGTGCTGCGCGTGGGTTACTTTCCGAATATCACCCACGCCCAGGGCGTCATCGGGCGCGCCTCGACTGACGATGGCAAAGGCTGGTTCGAGCAACGCCTCGGCCCCGGCGTCAAAGTCCATTGGTATGCCTACAACGCCGGGCCCACCGCCATGGAGGCCATGATCGCCGGCTCCATCGACATGACCTACGTCGGCCCCAACCCCGCCCTCAACGCCTACATGCGTTCGCGCGGCGATGAAATCCGCGTCATCGCGGGCGCGGCCTACGGCGGCGCCGCGCTCCTCGTGCGCCCCGCCGCAAACATCAAGACGCCGGCCGACTTTCGCGGCAAAAAAATCGCCACGCCCCAATTCGCCAACACGCAGGACATCGCCGCGCGCGTCTGGCTCAAGTCGCAGGGCTTCAGTGTCACGCAAACCGGCGGCGACGTCTCCATCCTCCCCGCCGCCAACCCCGACCAGCTTCTGCTCTTTCAGCAAGGCAAGATCGATGCCGTCTGGACCATCGAACCCTGGGTCTCGCGCATCGAGCGCGAAGCCGGCGGCAAACCCTTCATCGAGCAAACCGACGCCATCACCACCATCCTCGTCGCCAGCAGCGGCGCGTTGAAGGACAAGCGCGCTCTCGTGGAAAAATTCCTCCAGGGACACCGCGAACTCACCGCGTGGATCAACGAACATTCCGCCGAGGCGCAAACCCTCGTCCAGCGCGGCATCAGCAACACCGTGAAGCGCGAAATCCCGCTCGACCTCGTGCAAGCCTCGTGGAAACGCCTCCATTTCACAACCGATGTGAAACTCGCCCCATTCGAGGAACTCGTCACCCAAACCCGCGAGCTCGGGTTTATCAAGGACGACACCCAACTCGACCGCTTCATCGACACAAGCATATCCAAATAA
- a CDS encoding replication-associated recombination protein A encodes MALDEQADLFGGSFAPKGKARGARALSAMPQKPSAAQPLAARMRPRALDEIVGQEHLTAKGALLPRLIASNRFGSLIFYGPPGCGKTSFAEVIARETKSRFVRINAVMSNVAELREILAEARSQPDSPTLLFIDELHRFNKSQQDLLLPDVEEGYIRLIGATTHNPGFYVNPPLLSRSHLFRLEPLSASSVAGVLKRALADSERGLGSHGVTASDAVLSDLAVLCDGDLRRALNSLEVIVLSMPPAEGGAKREITPEELEAFARERRVRYDADEDEHYDTISVFIKSCRGSDPDAALYWLAKMLAGGEDPRFIARRLVILASEDVGLADPLALPLAVAAHHACDFVGLPECEYALAHATVYIACACKSNSITLGLHAAKAQIASGVVQRVPESCRSSSGQANKRMGQGRDYMYAHDYPENISGQAYLEKPMSLFTPKTAGSEARIAERLARWREMRASIQAEMRGRRKG; translated from the coding sequence ATGGCACTTGATGAACAGGCTGATCTTTTTGGCGGGAGTTTCGCACCGAAGGGCAAGGCGCGCGGCGCGCGCGCTTTGAGCGCGATGCCGCAAAAACCCTCGGCGGCGCAACCGCTGGCGGCGCGAATGCGGCCGCGCGCGCTGGACGAAATCGTCGGGCAGGAGCATTTGACGGCGAAGGGCGCGCTGCTGCCGCGTTTGATTGCGAGCAACCGTTTTGGCAGTCTGATTTTCTACGGACCACCGGGTTGCGGAAAAACGAGTTTCGCGGAGGTGATCGCGCGCGAGACGAAGAGCCGTTTCGTGCGCATCAACGCGGTGATGTCCAACGTGGCGGAGCTGCGCGAGATTTTGGCGGAGGCGCGATCGCAGCCGGACTCGCCGACGCTGCTGTTCATCGACGAGCTGCACCGTTTCAACAAATCGCAGCAGGATTTGCTGCTGCCGGATGTCGAGGAGGGCTACATCCGGCTCATCGGCGCGACGACGCACAATCCGGGATTTTATGTGAATCCGCCGCTGCTGAGCCGGAGTCATTTGTTCCGGCTGGAGCCGCTCTCGGCCTCGTCGGTGGCGGGTGTGCTGAAGCGCGCGCTGGCCGATTCCGAGCGCGGCCTTGGCTCGCATGGCGTGACCGCGAGCGATGCGGTGCTGTCGGACTTGGCGGTGCTGTGCGACGGCGATTTGCGGCGCGCGCTCAATTCGCTCGAGGTGATCGTGCTGAGCATGCCGCCGGCTGAGGGCGGCGCGAAACGCGAGATCACGCCGGAGGAACTGGAGGCGTTCGCGCGCGAGCGGCGCGTGCGCTATGACGCCGACGAGGACGAGCATTACGACACAATTTCGGTTTTCATCAAAAGCTGTCGTGGCAGCGATCCGGACGCGGCGCTTTACTGGCTGGCCAAAATGCTGGCGGGCGGCGAAGACCCGCGATTTATCGCGCGGCGCTTGGTGATTCTGGCGTCGGAAGACGTGGGACTGGCCGATCCGCTGGCGTTGCCGCTGGCGGTGGCGGCGCATCATGCGTGCGATTTTGTCGGCCTTCCGGAGTGCGAATACGCGCTGGCGCACGCGACGGTTTACATCGCGTGCGCGTGCAAGAGCAACTCGATCACGCTCGGCCTGCACGCGGCGAAGGCGCAGATCGCGAGCGGCGTGGTGCAGCGAGTGCCGGAGTCCTGCCGTTCAAGCAGCGGCCAGGCGAACAAACGCATGGGGCAGGGCAGGGACTACATGTATGCGCACGATTACCCGGAGAATATTTCGGGACAGGCCTACCTGGAAAAACCGATGTCGCTGTTCACGCCGAAGACGGCGGGCTCGGAGGCGCGAATCGCCGAGCGGCTCGCCCGCTGGCGCGAAATGCGCGCGTCGATTCAGGCGGAGATGCGCGGGAGAAGGAAAGGGTGA
- a CDS encoding MFS transporter, with product MSDHAHSTHSGRALLVICTAAFLAPFMGSALNLALPEISASLSLDAVELTWLTIAYLIPTAIFQVPAARMGDLLGRKRVFVWGVLGFSLFTFASGFAPSGTVLIALRFLAGMCCAMMFGNNIAILTSVFPPHERGKVLGINTAMVYSSLAAGPFVGGLLTHYFGWQSIFFVSGAVSFAVHIFARVYLKGEWTVAKGERFDYAGSVLYGIGIMGLICGFTRLSSIDGFVWLSIGGAALFAFVYYERRCDAPLINLKLFSENRVFAFSSLATLINYAATSAIAFMLSLYLQYIKGMDARHAGLILISQACVMAVFALVSGRLSDRFSASRLATFGMAVIVAGLVIMLFLSPTTPIGVIIGSLFLLGLGFGLFSSPNTNVIMGSVDKKHYGQASATTGTMRLTGQAFSMGIAGMVIALKIGNRQITPEIFPQFMQSLRITFIIFVVLCVIGIYASSVRTKK from the coding sequence ATGTCCGATCACGCACACTCCACCCATTCCGGTCGCGCGCTGCTGGTGATTTGCACCGCGGCGTTCTTGGCACCGTTCATGGGGTCGGCGCTCAACCTCGCGCTGCCGGAGATCAGCGCGTCGCTTTCGCTTGATGCCGTCGAGCTTACCTGGCTCACAATCGCCTACCTGATTCCCACCGCGATTTTTCAGGTTCCCGCGGCGCGCATGGGCGACTTGCTCGGGCGCAAGCGCGTGTTCGTTTGGGGTGTGCTCGGGTTTTCGCTGTTCACTTTCGCATCGGGGTTTGCCCCGTCGGGAACGGTGTTGATTGCGCTCCGTTTTCTCGCCGGGATGTGCTGCGCGATGATGTTCGGCAACAACATCGCCATCCTCACCTCGGTGTTTCCGCCGCATGAGCGCGGCAAGGTGCTCGGCATCAACACGGCCATGGTCTATTCGTCGCTCGCGGCGGGTCCGTTTGTCGGCGGGCTGCTCACGCATTATTTCGGGTGGCAAAGCATTTTCTTTGTCAGCGGGGCGGTCAGCTTCGCGGTGCATATATTTGCGCGCGTCTATTTGAAGGGGGAATGGACGGTGGCGAAGGGCGAGCGGTTCGATTACGCGGGCAGCGTGCTGTATGGAATCGGGATCATGGGGTTGATCTGCGGCTTCACGCGGCTGTCATCCATCGACGGTTTTGTGTGGCTGTCAATCGGCGGCGCGGCGCTATTTGCGTTTGTATATTATGAGCGGCGCTGCGACGCGCCGTTGATCAACTTAAAACTGTTCAGCGAGAACCGCGTCTTTGCGTTTTCCTCGCTCGCCACGCTCATCAATTACGCGGCCACGTCGGCAATCGCGTTCATGCTGAGTTTATATTTGCAATATATAAAGGGAATGGACGCGCGGCACGCCGGCTTGATATTGATATCGCAAGCGTGCGTGATGGCCGTGTTCGCGCTTGTCTCAGGGCGATTGTCCGACCGTTTTTCGGCATCGCGCCTTGCCACGTTTGGCATGGCGGTAATCGTCGCCGGCCTTGTGATCATGCTGTTTTTGTCGCCGACAACACCCATCGGGGTCATCATCGGCAGTCTGTTTTTGCTCGGCCTCGGGTTCGGCCTGTTTTCCTCGCCAAACACAAACGTCATAATGGGCTCGGTGGACAAGAAACACTACGGCCAGGCCTCCGCCACAACCGGCACGATGCGTCTGACCGGCCAGGCCTTCAGCATGGGCATCGCGGGAATGGTGATCGCGCTAAAAATCGGCAACAGGCAAATCACACCGGAGATTTTCCCCCAGTTCATGCAAAGCCTGCGCATCACATTCATAATATTCGTGGTGCTGTGCGTGATCGGCATCTACGCCTCGTCGGTGAGGACGAAAAAATAG
- a CDS encoding ATP-binding protein: MIARQILPLLKARLSERSAVALLGPRQVGKTTLALTVADSMPSSVYLDLESESDLAKLSDPELYLSKHEDDCVILDEIQRKPGLFQTLRGSIDRIRRQKKNGRFLLLGSASLDLLRQSSESLAGRISYIELSPLTLEEVGQKHASALWVRGGFPESFTAKTDAASMSWRRDFIRTYLERDIPQLGPRIPAETLRRFWTMLAHRHGGLHNAATIAQSLGVDGKTVASYLDLFVDLLLVRRLEPWHQNVGKRLVKSPKIYFRDTGLLHCLLGIDTEDDLLGHPVVGASWEGHVIENIIAAMPEGAHCYFYRTSAGAEIDLVMELPKRRRWAVEIKKGLAPTVSKGFHIGCADIKATRQWVIYSGGETYPLDAKTTAISLGKFIRGLRTDET, translated from the coding sequence ATGATTGCCCGCCAGATCCTTCCATTGTTGAAAGCACGCCTGTCCGAACGTTCGGCAGTCGCATTGCTCGGGCCTCGGCAAGTTGGCAAGACGACCCTCGCGCTCACCGTGGCCGACTCCATGCCTTCCTCGGTTTATCTCGACCTCGAATCCGAAAGCGACTTGGCGAAACTCAGCGACCCGGAACTCTATCTCTCGAAGCACGAGGACGACTGCGTGATTCTCGATGAAATCCAGCGCAAACCCGGGCTCTTTCAAACCCTGCGTGGCAGCATTGACCGCATTCGGCGTCAGAAAAAGAACGGACGATTTCTGCTGCTCGGTTCCGCGTCGCTCGACCTTCTGCGACAATCCAGCGAATCCCTCGCCGGGCGCATCAGTTACATTGAACTTAGCCCGCTCACGCTTGAGGAGGTCGGCCAAAAACATGCCTCCGCGCTCTGGGTGCGCGGAGGTTTCCCCGAAAGTTTCACGGCCAAAACCGACGCAGCCAGCATGTCGTGGCGGCGGGACTTTATTCGCACTTACCTCGAACGAGACATCCCTCAGCTTGGCCCGCGCATTCCCGCGGAAACATTGCGCCGCTTTTGGACGATGCTCGCGCACCGGCATGGCGGACTGCACAACGCCGCCACCATCGCCCAGTCGCTCGGGGTTGATGGCAAGACTGTCGCCTCGTATCTGGATTTGTTCGTCGATCTCCTGCTCGTCCGCCGTCTCGAACCGTGGCATCAAAACGTCGGCAAACGCCTGGTGAAATCACCGAAAATCTATTTTCGCGACACCGGCCTGCTTCATTGTCTGCTTGGTATTGACACCGAGGACGACTTGCTCGGACATCCAGTCGTCGGAGCCTCTTGGGAGGGGCATGTGATCGAAAACATAATCGCGGCCATGCCCGAGGGCGCGCATTGTTATTTTTACCGAACCTCGGCGGGCGCGGAAATTGACCTTGTTATGGAGTTGCCCAAGCGCCGCCGCTGGGCAGTGGAGATCAAAAAAGGCCTCGCGCCAACTGTGAGCAAAGGATTCCACATAGGTTGCGCAGACATAAAGGCCACACGGCAATGGGTCATTTATTCAGGCGGGGAAACATATCCGCTGGACGCCAAAACGACCGCAATATCACTGGGGAAATTCATACGAGGCCTTCGCACGGATGAAACTTGA
- a CDS encoding ABC transporter ATP-binding protein, protein MGIQQELENEAPSKLSVRNISKIFHSKHQIVRALDGVSLEINEGEFVCLVGPSGCGKSTLLNIIAGLDQADEGSVLSDGQRISGPGRDRMVMFQEHALFPWLDVLDNVMFGLRLKPNLKTDERREVAKYYLHLVGLDNFLHANIHELSGGMKQRVALARALAPNPKVLLMDEPFGALDALTREQLYRDIQRIWAQRKKTIVFVTHNVREAVCLGDRVVLFSPHPGRIRHEYPITLPARATSTAFHSPKNPARFSKP, encoded by the coding sequence ATGGGCATTCAACAGGAACTCGAAAACGAAGCGCCGTCGAAACTTTCAGTGCGCAACATTTCGAAGATTTTTCATTCGAAACACCAAATCGTGCGCGCGCTCGACGGTGTCTCGCTCGAAATCAACGAAGGCGAATTCGTGTGCCTCGTCGGCCCCAGCGGCTGCGGAAAAAGCACGCTCCTGAACATCATCGCCGGCCTCGACCAGGCCGACGAGGGCTCCGTGCTTTCAGACGGCCAGCGCATCTCCGGTCCCGGGCGCGACCGCATGGTCATGTTTCAGGAACACGCGCTCTTCCCCTGGCTCGACGTGCTCGACAACGTCATGTTCGGCCTCCGCCTCAAACCCAACCTCAAAACTGACGAGCGCCGCGAAGTCGCCAAATATTACCTGCACCTCGTCGGCCTCGACAACTTTCTGCACGCCAACATCCACGAGCTTTCCGGCGGCATGAAGCAGCGCGTCGCCCTCGCCCGCGCCCTCGCGCCCAACCCCAAGGTCCTTCTCATGGACGAACCTTTCGGCGCGCTCGACGCCCTCACGCGCGAACAACTCTACCGCGACATCCAGCGCATTTGGGCGCAGCGAAAAAAGACCATCGTCTTCGTCACCCACAATGTCCGCGAGGCAGTCTGCCTCGGCGACCGCGTCGTGCTCTTCTCCCCGCACCCCGGGCGCATCCGGCACGAGTATCCCATCACCCTCCCCGCCCGCGCGACATCAACAGCGTTTCACTCGCCGAAAAATCCGGCGAGATTCTCCAAGCCCTGA
- the thiL gene encoding thiamine-phosphate kinase: MHPFSSKPGETVSALGEEKLITRIRRWLGPVSPPAPLGIGDDCAVLAPSKRAQAVTVDPVIYGRHFDDAVPPRAVGAKLLKRNLSDLAAMGAAPVAAVLAITLDPGVRIAWLEQFYRGLASCARAYRLRVIGGDIAQNTGALAASLTLIGRATTPRMLLRTGARAGDHIYTTGTLGGSLLGKHYRFTPRLAEGAWLAARAEVRSMMDISDGIAKDLHSLTPAGARAEIDATAIPISAAAKKMARGDNRPPLVHALCDGEDYELLFTVAAKTNLPAFDKKWRARFPKTPLARIGRFVPLHAPRAPGAIDLAAHHGYEHLAIAR; this comes from the coding sequence ATGCACCCGTTCAGCAGCAAACCCGGCGAAACTGTTTCCGCGCTCGGCGAGGAAAAACTCATCACGCGCATCCGCCGCTGGCTCGGCCCCGTCTCGCCGCCCGCGCCGCTCGGCATCGGCGACGATTGCGCCGTTCTCGCGCCCTCGAAACGCGCCCAAGCCGTCACCGTCGACCCCGTCATTTACGGGCGCCATTTCGACGACGCCGTGCCGCCGCGCGCGGTCGGGGCCAAGCTCCTAAAGCGCAACCTCAGCGACCTCGCCGCAATGGGCGCCGCGCCAGTCGCCGCCGTGCTCGCAATCACGCTCGATCCGGGCGTGCGCATCGCATGGCTCGAGCAGTTTTACCGCGGACTCGCCTCCTGCGCGCGCGCATACCGGCTTCGCGTCATCGGCGGCGACATCGCGCAAAACACCGGCGCGCTTGCCGCCAGTCTCACGCTCATCGGGCGTGCCACGACGCCCCGCATGCTCCTGCGCACCGGGGCGCGCGCGGGCGATCACATCTACACCACCGGCACGCTTGGCGGAAGCCTTCTGGGAAAACACTATCGTTTCACGCCGCGTCTCGCCGAGGGCGCGTGGCTCGCCGCTCGCGCCGAAGTCCGCTCAATGATGGACATCAGCGACGGCATCGCAAAAGACCTTCACTCGCTCACGCCCGCCGGGGCGCGGGCGGAGATCGACGCCACGGCCATTCCGATCAGCGCCGCCGCGAAAAAAATGGCGCGCGGCGACAACCGCCCTCCCCTCGTCCACGCGCTTTGCGACGGAGAGGACTACGAGCTCCTCTTCACCGTCGCCGCAAAAACAAACCTCCCCGCCTTTGATAAAAAATGGCGCGCGCGTTTTCCGAAAACCCCGCTCGCTCGCATCGGCCGGTTTGTCCCGTTGCACGCGCCGCGCGCCCCCGGTGCCATCGACCTTGCAGCCCATCACGGCTATGAACACCTCGCAATCGCCCGCTGA
- a CDS encoding CPBP family intramembrane glutamic endopeptidase, producing MPEQSATPVSIIITMSAICIAGLFLLWHWELSPTARKTVQYSRVRHIAASWPYFAAMCILVVFAAFFAQSLFVQCCKWIHSDFSLKNGFNQMLSQGAFDIGAIAAVLYARRFLLVMERLPRLAILAHAQPKPAPPIPLLQAILVGIGVFCIARMVFVPVAFAWDWLLDRAGVEAASQDLIQIFINETSPARIAALASIAVVIAPVTEEAIFRGGLFGYIRTRTQRLIALIIPSFVFSLVHFNLRVFPLLFIFGVILSVSYERTGRLTVPIIAHALLNLSTILTILLGLAN from the coding sequence ATGCCAGAGCAATCCGCCACACCCGTCTCCATCATCATCACGATGTCCGCCATCTGCATCGCGGGATTGTTTCTGCTGTGGCATTGGGAACTGAGCCCCACCGCGCGCAAGACCGTGCAATACTCGCGCGTCCGGCACATCGCCGCCTCGTGGCCCTATTTCGCGGCAATGTGCATCCTCGTGGTTTTCGCCGCCTTTTTCGCGCAAAGCCTCTTCGTGCAATGCTGCAAGTGGATCCATTCCGACTTTTCCCTTAAAAACGGCTTCAACCAGATGCTTTCGCAGGGGGCGTTCGACATTGGCGCAATTGCCGCGGTGCTCTACGCCCGGCGCTTTCTTCTGGTCATGGAACGCCTGCCTCGCCTCGCAATCCTCGCGCACGCGCAACCCAAGCCAGCCCCGCCAATCCCACTGCTCCAGGCCATTCTCGTTGGCATCGGGGTTTTCTGCATCGCGCGCATGGTTTTCGTTCCGGTTGCGTTTGCCTGGGACTGGCTGCTCGACCGCGCCGGTGTCGAGGCAGCAAGCCAGGATCTCATCCAAATTTTCATCAACGAAACTTCGCCCGCCCGCATTGCCGCGCTTGCTTCCATAGCCGTGGTCATCGCGCCTGTCACCGAGGAGGCGATTTTTCGCGGGGGGCTTTTTGGCTACATCCGCACCCGCACCCAGCGCCTGATCGCGCTCATCATCCCCTCGTTTGTTTTTTCGCTGGTGCATTTTAATCTGCGCGTGTTTCCGCTCCTCTTCATTTTCGGCGTCATCCTTTCGGTTTCCTACGAGCGCACCGGACGCCTCACGGTCCCGATCATCGCGCACGCTCTGCTAAACCTCAGCACAATCCTCACCATTCTCCTCGGCCTTGCAAACTAA
- the tsaE gene encoding tRNA (adenosine(37)-N6)-threonylcarbamoyltransferase complex ATPase subunit type 1 TsaE, which yields MPDLLQQLRAGLTTHSAEETRSLAERLAHVLPRNATLALHGDLGAGKTTFVQGLAHGLGIQSSITSPTFTIFTIHRGPIASLVHLDAYRLENDRQIDSLMLEDFLITPYILAVEWPEKIASWLPETAWHFSLGITSEQNHFVRLDKSAA from the coding sequence GTGCCCGATCTTCTCCAACAACTCCGCGCCGGCCTCACCACGCATTCCGCAGAGGAAACACGCTCGCTCGCCGAACGCCTCGCGCACGTGCTTCCGCGCAACGCCACGCTCGCGCTGCATGGCGATCTCGGCGCGGGCAAAACAACCTTCGTTCAGGGTCTTGCGCACGGTCTCGGCATCCAAAGCTCAATCACAAGCCCCACGTTCACCATCTTCACAATCCACCGCGGCCCGATTGCCAGCCTCGTTCACCTCGACGCCTACCGCCTCGAAAACGACCGCCAAATCGACTCGCTCATGCTGGAGGATTTTCTGATCACGCCCTACATCCTCGCCGTTGAGTGGCCTGAAAAAATCGCCTCATGGCTTCCCGAAACCGCCTGGCATTTCAGCCTCGGAATCACCTCCGAACAAAATCACTTCGTGCGTCTGGACAAATCTGCTGCGTAG
- a CDS encoding tetratricopeptide repeat protein produces the protein MHLSLPRPLACLLFALTMAASSFAQFYYGVPEPGIVELPELEVIGSRYEWKYVKTGNFELYSNLDDIDFITRFATLLETSHNLIKSQFKGFLTNRTLQKKYVLCYESTRQDRFSVMERNTREHKRADQGVRVFTYEKRNGRLYNYRTNRLSTALTLADLHGDIMPDDVKHTLGGRANARSRGRVNDWFRTAICYMRLNLNEKSAVDRGEYLVVFNSEIATQADAAAKKPSVSKMIDGFSNTIHWHSQNRGRRTNEDLRNDLRCFNFVYYCMFGNQGRHRAAMAAFMAWLNKHDASEEVFINIFGIDYKTMEKEISEYFAKIYKTNRCILPIANTAEKPERIDVQRVVRSRSSRLLSDAFYVANDDFRARALLLKALDEQPNVLNDPEFKASLALNELYADEGDREKAADWLEELVQMKIPRPRVYAEVANLRLKKTLPSNQHDATDAFVQRIRASSATTTDPFHAFGWQIGEAANWLRLYQRRSEQFSAYRLSMEEVAHSMEPLVTAFSMYQSESLYVMLTTIWFLSDHAPPKNIMNKIKEGCMLYPTNTVMIECTLDILKRHDAMAGAEELLKHGFIHALRSNEAKVVNMVAKFYDLNDPIAERTKDGLKREQWQRFYEVMQSAKTRTKTP, from the coding sequence ATGCACTTAAGTCTTCCCCGTCCTCTCGCCTGCCTGCTCTTCGCACTGACAATGGCTGCGTCGTCTTTCGCCCAATTCTACTATGGCGTCCCGGAGCCCGGAATTGTCGAACTGCCCGAACTGGAAGTCATCGGCTCGCGCTATGAGTGGAAATACGTAAAAACCGGAAATTTTGAATTATACTCAAACTTGGACGACATCGATTTTATAACAAGATTCGCAACATTGTTGGAAACCTCGCATAATCTCATCAAATCACAATTCAAGGGATTTTTAACAAACCGCACTCTCCAAAAAAAATACGTGCTCTGCTATGAATCCACGCGCCAGGATCGGTTTTCCGTCATGGAACGAAACACGCGTGAACACAAAAGGGCGGATCAGGGCGTGAGAGTTTTCACCTACGAAAAACGCAACGGACGCCTGTATAATTATCGCACAAACAGACTGTCCACGGCTCTGACACTGGCCGACCTCCATGGAGACATCATGCCCGACGATGTGAAACACACGCTGGGAGGCAGGGCCAACGCAAGATCGCGCGGCCGTGTAAACGACTGGTTTAGGACGGCGATATGTTACATGAGATTGAATCTGAACGAAAAATCGGCAGTGGATCGCGGCGAATACCTGGTTGTATTTAACAGTGAAATCGCAACCCAGGCCGATGCCGCGGCAAAAAAACCGTCCGTTTCCAAAATGATCGACGGTTTTTCAAACACGATACACTGGCACTCCCAGAACCGCGGAAGAAGAACCAATGAGGATTTGCGAAACGATCTGCGCTGTTTCAATTTTGTTTATTATTGCATGTTTGGAAACCAGGGGCGGCACAGGGCCGCGATGGCCGCCTTCATGGCCTGGTTGAATAAACATGACGCCTCCGAGGAAGTTTTCATAAATATTTTCGGCATTGATTACAAAACGATGGAAAAAGAAATCTCGGAGTATTTCGCCAAGATATATAAAACAAACCGTTGCATTCTCCCCATTGCAAATACTGCGGAGAAACCCGAAAGGATCGATGTGCAGCGGGTCGTGCGCTCCCGCAGCTCCCGGCTGCTGAGCGATGCCTTTTACGTGGCAAATGACGATTTTCGCGCCCGCGCGCTGCTCCTCAAGGCGCTGGATGAGCAGCCCAACGTGCTCAACGATCCCGAGTTCAAGGCCTCGCTCGCGCTCAACGAACTTTACGCGGATGAAGGCGACCGCGAGAAAGCTGCCGACTGGCTGGAGGAGCTTGTGCAAATGAAAATCCCGCGCCCGCGCGTCTATGCCGAGGTCGCCAATCTGCGCCTCAAGAAAACCCTGCCATCCAACCAGCATGACGCCACGGACGCGTTCGTGCAAAGGATCCGCGCCTCATCAGCGACAACAACAGACCCCTTTCATGCGTTCGGCTGGCAGATCGGCGAGGCGGCGAACTGGCTGCGCCTCTATCAACGACGCTCCGAACAATTTTCCGCATACAGACTTTCGATGGAGGAAGTGGCGCACTCAATGGAGCCGCTCGTAACCGCGTTCTCAATGTATCAAAGCGAGTCGTTGTATGTGATGCTCACGACGATTTGGTTCCTGTCAGATCATGCGCCGCCGAAAAACATCATGAATAAAATCAAAGAAGGCTGCATGTTGTATCCGACCAACACGGTGATGATCGAATGCACTCTCGACATATTAAAACGCCACGACGCGATGGCTGGCGCGGAAGAGTTGCTCAAACACGGATTCATACATGCCCTGCGCTCCAACGAAGCGAAGGTTGTGAACATGGTCGCGAAATTTTATGATTTGAATGATCCAATAGCCGAGCGAACCAAGGACGGACTGAAACGCGAGCAATGGCAGCGTTTTTACGAAGTGATGCAAAGCGCAAAGACAAGAACGAAAACACCATAA